The genomic segment aagcaatttaatcaggtatcatagcaatgaaacagtaatactgtatctggtttttaataacagaaaatatgtataCCATCCGTGTCAGACGCTCGTGAACCATCTGCGAGTTGTTCATGAAACACCAGCactctgcagaacatagtttaagaaacactggggtAGATGTACCCTAGGGTTTATCTAGCTCCCATCACCATGGCGTCTGGACACCTCAGCCTGTGCCTGTGATCTAGCCAGGACTATCGGCCGTGGGGGTGTGGGAGAAGAGGTCAAACAACTCCACTGAGATAACTGAGTTTTTTATTATCAAGTCAGTGGCATACAAGACATACATATTTCTCAAATGTTTCatatgaaaaaaggcaaataaaaaaaatgaaaagccaGGCCCAGCTTGCACCAGGCGGGACCTTCAAGCCAAACTTCAAACCTCGATCCCAAAAAACAACCAGTCCTCGCTGCCAAATTTGGTTGCATGAAAGTTTTGGAAACCTTGGGTTTtggaaggggatggggggaggtaCTGAAAGTTTGAAAATTTTTGAAGGAGGGAAAGATATGACTGGTGTGTTTCCACCTCCAAAAATTTTCAAACTTTCAATACCTCCCACCCCATCTCAATCAAACAGCCAAGATTTTTAAATCTTCCAGCAACTAAATTCTGGGAGCTAAACTTCTTTGGGCTCACCTCCAAGGATTCCTTATGACCCCTGGCAGATTTGTTCACTCTCGCgtgcatttaaaaagaaatgactTCAAGGGTGCAGATGAAGAATAGAAATTTTGCGATGTGACAAGACAGGAGGTTTGGACATTTGCAAAATTCTCCTgccatttttaactttttaagcCTAAATGTTGTAAGAAAAATTCCTgcaatttcaggaaaaaaaaatctgttttgctcAAAGCACATATTCTGATGAAAAACAATTTAGAGGAACAttttctaaccagctcttaatTCAGCTAGTCATCCTGTCTGACCACCTGCATAGCAGAAGCCAGAGAATGACCCACAGAGATCTCTGTCTCCAGCCCAGATCTGTAGGTTGAGATAGAATCCCTTTAACTCTGCGCACAAATGCGTGATACCCGGCTAATGAGAAAATATAGTTAGCAGATTCCTTCAGGTATAAACTGGAACTCACATGGAGTTATTACAGAACATGCTTTTGTTCTACAGGGCATACCTCTTGGAAGCAATCATTCAGTATAAAACAGAGATAAATGCAAAGGAGAGTGTACTTGCAAACAGAGAGGCTGGGCCAAGAGCTCTCCTTCAAATCAGCTAGGTGGGACATTTAAACTTCAGGGAAAATAACTGCTAACAACAGTACTGGAGGGGAAGCCTAGAAGCTAATGGTGTAGGAGGAGTTATACAAAAGTGACTGAAccacaaataaaaatgcaacagAGTTCTACAAACCTCTGTTCAGATACATAGAGCATGGAGGGAATTTTTGAGATTAACAAATTTTCCTGTCCTGAATTGGGATAAATAACCCAGATCTCAACAATCCTGGCAAACCACAAATCCAGAAAGTTTCCAGTTGGGTCAAAAGCATTTGCTTTCTGTGATTTTAAGTGTCATTTTGAGTTCAGCTCTTCTTAAGCCCACTCTTTGTAAAACTTCAACTCAAACTCATCATCTTCAACCCCCACATTTTTTCATGCTGAAGGTGTGGACAGTTTCTAACTCTCTAAATCTAAATCTCCAGCTCAGGAGATTCCTCCCAACTGAGATGGTGGCATGTTCAGGTCCGTTTGGATAAATCTCCTGACTTGAAAAAGTTTGTTTTGACAAGTCAGCATGCTTTTTtgggggttggtttgtttgttttttttttgggggggggggggggaagagcagcagccactAAATCTGGGTTTGAAAGCTACAAAGGGGGGCAGAGTAAAGGGTATTGAGAAGGGTGGCGTTAAGGGTATTGTAGCTTGACTATCAGATTTGGACTGCCGGAATGAATCCTCAGGGCAGGTTCTCCAGCCCACATTAAAAACACGTGGTCAAAAAAACTCCCAACTGGCTTTGTCCTGGGGGAGCGAATGCCAAGATTCCAAAGATCGTCTTTGCAATGAAAAATTGGTTCAGTCCAGTGACAGTAGCAGCCTGGTGCTAAGGCAGGTTTTCAGAACAAACGACGTTGTGTGTCATGTACTAATGAGAGTAGTGTATATCAAAGGCAGCTTTGCCCCCTGCCTCTCGCCATGAGCTCCAGATACAAACCCTTCCCCATCAGAGGGGTAAACAAGGAAAAAACGcacttcctgaaatgtggggccaGCCAATCGGCTGAAAGGAAACAGCAGCACTCTGCAGCCATGAGCACCCTGATACTGACAGGCTCAAGAGGCAGGCCAATCAGCACAGATCTCCTGATTACAGCAGGCCAACAGATCATTTTCTGGGCCAGTTTGCAACTCAATCACATGTTCTGTTACCGGTCATTTGCTAGGCCAAACCCATCTGCTGCCCACAGTGCTGTTTGGTTCAGCAGGAGCGTTGCTGACTCATGCCAGCACCGGAGCCCTAGCTCCGGATATTTTGCCGGCCTGCCATTCCCACAAAGAAGGGTAGTATTTCAGTACAACaaagccaaaaacaaacaaacaaacaaacaaaaaaacaacccaacccaacccaccaCCGCCACACCCTGGATCTTCACTAAACCTTCAAAACTCAAAGGCACCCGCTCGCCCTTGAGATCTGAGCTATATTTGCAATTTCCCTCCGCCCCCAGCTGGTTGAAATGGTGGCTACAACGAGGACGGCCGAGCTGCATTCCCACCAAGTGGCCGTCAAGGGGGGGTCATGCGTGGCGCTGGTGCGTCCTGGCACTGGGGCTGTTCACATCCCAGCTGGAGTGTGGCCTGCTGTAGGGGCTTGGGCATCCGGGGGATTGTGCAAGTTGGTTTCCTTATAGACAAACCAAGCATTGCCTGCCCACAGAATGAAGTTCAGGAAGCCGACAACCTAAGGGgtgcagaggaggaggggttAGCCAAAATATCTTCGTTTCCAGAGTCAGCTTCTGGTTCGGCTGGGAGAAGCCATCTCCAGCTCTATATGGACCATTCCTGCCCACCCAGCTCAGACGGCTACAGAGCTCTGGGATGGAGAACCTTTCCTGGGGATTCCTTCCTGCAGCCCAGATCTGATAGCTGAGCTAGAGCACCCTTAATTCCACCCCCTTGCATGCCATCTACTCTGCCCCCTTTGTAGATTTCAAATCCAGATCTGGTGGGCTGAGCTCCAGAGGAGGTTTTATTCTCCAAGAGATGGAGAATTGATCCCATCACCAGGGCAGTCATTCCATGGCTAAAATTCACCCCTTCTTTGCCATCTGGGTCTGTCTGGATTCATCCCCCAGCTGACGGTTTTCACTCTGCCTTTGTTAAAGAGCCGTCTACTCCCCAAAATCTCCTCCCTGCAAAGGTGCTGACAGATTGGGAATAAACCTCCTCTGAATATTCCCTGGGAGAAACAGCACAGACTGAGCTGCTACATTTGCATACTTACCAGGAGTCAAACCCACTCGGATAGCTTCTAAGACCAGAACAAACACCTGTGACCTCCTAGTCTGGCCACGTGTCTGACACTagccagagaacttccccaaaCTGACTCCCATTTGCATGACATCAGGTCGATTAGAAGATCACCCAAGCCGGATTCCACAgcatcagtgatggagaatccaccatacaTTGACTCCACTGGAGCTACAGCCAACGGTGGCCCAATGGTAAATTCCTCTGACCATTAATAACGTACAACTTTTCTCCACTCTGTCTGTACCTTCAAATTCCAGACCCTAGATCTAGTTAGACTACCCTCTGCCAGACTGGAAAACCCATGATCACATGCAGGTGCCGTTGGACTGGGACCACACTTCCCTTGaacagactgagctccttcagTCTATCGCTGGCAGGCAGGTTTTCCaaccctttaatcattcctgtggcTCCTCTCTGAGCCCTCTCAGATTCATTAGCCCCCTTCTCCAATGACAGACACCAGATCCAGATACGGGTCACAACAGTGCCAAACCTAGAGCTACAACCACCTTTCCCCTCCagctctgaaccctctccaactgATGAATGCCCTCCAGGAACCAATCCACTTTAGATGCTTCGTTCAAATTCATTTTCCTGCATGTCCCCATGTAGACAAAATCCCCAGGATCTGAGCCAAGCACAGAATGCAAACAATGCCCCCTTTGGTTCAAGAGAGGCATGCCCTACCCCGCATCTCAGCAGCACAAGGCAGGGGAGTGCtagccagtgttccttgtaagctgagcgcttgggtagccacccaggagaaattcacatgccccccagctgattagcagagcaaccccagctggcagcaagtgtttctgttggtggtacacatccacatgtcttggtgcacataaaatttattctacccacggATGGCaaaacttagagggaaccctggggtTGACTATACCTACCACAGATACGTTGAGTGACCCCATGCTGCTGACTCCACCGAACCGGCAGGTATTTCCAGAAGTATGGCAGAACTTCGTTGCCAACATGACCTCAGGCCCGGTGGACACTTTGATATCAGTCAGGGCTTTGGCCCAAGCCGAAGTGCTGATCAGCCAGAGAAACGCCACCACCACAGTGATCACAAAGTCCTGCAtgagggggagaggggatggggagtTACTAGCCCAAGGTTAGCAGGAGAGAGGAACACAACCGAGGGGAGAGACTCCCAAGCACATACCCAAACCCACTGACATTCCCAAGCCCATTCCCAAGCCCACTGACTTTCAAGGGAGCTGTGGCCCATTGACCCCAGCTAGGGTCTGACCCAGGAGTTGACAACCAAAATGGTTTGgttgtttgctttgctttttgttttgtttttaaactgcaattacagcatctggagccacagataagtccttaaagagccacagctTACAGACCCCTGATCTAGTCCCTGGGACACCAACAGAACTATGgcccattgaccccagctgggatctggtcCTCTCTGGACAGCGCCAGGAGGATTCCAAGGCATTCCCACAAGTAGCCCAGGAGAGCAGCCGGAGCTGGCACTGTGACGCGGGAGGGGGACCTACACGTACAAGCTACATGCACGCTGCCCAGGGTCCGGACTCTGGCATCGGGCCGGGGTTCCCAATGGATCTCAAGTCACAGAATTTCCCAAGGAGATCGAGCCTCTAAGGGAGGCCCTAAGCTGGACTGAAAATGCCACTTGCTGCAAATGCTTCAGCTGCTGACAGAAGTGAAGTGATTAAATTAACCCTGTCTCAGCAGCACTATTCCTAAAGTATTGTTACGGCACCATCCAAAGGatccagctgagatcagggccccattgtgccaggcactgcccagactCAGAGACAagctctgccccaggtcatatCAGGGCTCCACTGCAGCAGGTGATGCCTGGATAAAAccagagacaggccctgccccagctcagatcACGGCCCCATTGTGTCAAGCGCTCCCGAGACAAGCTGTATCCCGAAGAACTTACAATGTCAACAGACAACAGAATGATCTTCACCCCATGctgcagacagggaaactgaggcatggaacagGACCGTGACATATCCAAACTCTATCCAGAGCTGAGTGTTGAAATCTGGTCTCCTGCCTTCCAGCTTGTTCTCTCTAACCATTAAGCTCACCCCTTTCCTCGCTAAGGGAGGCTATTCCTGGCAAACCCTGCCTTTGCTGCAACATTAGCTGCATCGGAGAATGCCGGGAGCTGAAGAGAGCATCCCACCGAGCTTGCCACCCTCCATCTGGGGGACACATCAGAGCTTGGGGGGATGTAATGTCTATTTTGGCTTTCCCCACCCCATTAAGCCCCTCACATCACGCTTGGAAGCCAGGCTTTGCCATTACCCTTGAAAAAGTTGTCCAACAGGCAGGTCCGCACCAATGCGAGACCAGCAAAAGACACCCAGCCACTTACCGCATTTCCCAGCCCTCTGGGGAGCCGACGCagcagggagagaagagaaaaggggCAACTGTTTATCAGCTAACAACCATCTTTACCCACTTGCAGCCCCTCTGCCTGCCACAGCCGAGAGTTTTGGTACACATGTCAccgcagagccagggccttgcgcCAAAGGTCAGCCTCACAGCCTCTTAACTAGAGCCAAGACATAGCCCCGGCCCCTGACCCTAACTGGGATCTGACcccattgactccaatggagCCCTGGCCCATAGACACCAGCTAGGATCTGACTCCATTGACTCTAATGGAGTCCCAGCACATTGACCCCAGCTAGGATCTGaccccactgactccagtggagGCCTGGCCCATTCTCTCTCCTCTCACAACCCCCAATTTCCCTGCCAGAGCAAAGTTACACATCACTTACGACCATGGGCAGCTTGCCCGCACCGCGGTAAAGGTGCAGGTATCCCACGTACAGAACCAGTGCCGCCATGCAGTAGAGAAAGACGAAGACAGCGAAGGTGACAAAGAACTGGGACGAGGAGGAGAAGTCGCCCACAAGATGAGTATCAGACCACGTCCTGTTACATTTGGAGGGATCCGGTTTTTTGAACATAACCGTGTTCAGCCTGCAAAGGGAGACAAAGTGAAGCTCAAAGACTTTTGTCTTGACACCAGCGTGACAGAAAGTTTTGCATTTTCGGGGTGAAAGAGTCAGTTCTGTCCATCAACTCTGCCCTCCTGCACAGTCCAATACAGAGAAACTACTTCAGAGATCCCTGCCTCCAGGCCAGATTGGGGAGTGGAGCACCCGAGCACCCTTAACTCCACCCACTCGTACACAtccccttaaaaataaaataatggagATGTCATCTCCTAGaacggaccttgggaggtcacctaatctagtccactcccctcttggcagggccaagcaacaTCCccgatatctatttgccccaaaccctaaatggcctcctcaaggattgagctcacaaccctgagtttagcaggcaaatgctcaaaccactgagctataactCCCAAATCTGCCCCTTGGTAGATTTCAAGTCCATATCTGATGGTGGAGCTAGAAGGGCGCTTTCAAGGAGAGATGCCAGGTCTCGGAGAGACTCATTGGCTTTAGAATCCATCCCACCCTGGGACAGTCATTCCAAAGGCTAATTCTCCTCCTCGTTAAGAATTTGCTCCCATCTTACTTCCAGTCTAGCTGCATCCCCCAGTCCTGGTTCTTGCTCTGCTTTTGTCACCTGGATTAAAAAGTCCTCTGCTCCCTAGGGAGATTTTGACAGTCCAGGGATAGCTTCCCTCTGAATCATCTCTAGAAAAAACTTACTACATCAAGTTCCTTTAACTCAGGCAGGTTATCTatgcccttcactcttctctgagcccccCTTGCACTCCTACTCTGTGTATACACaagccccttcttttcagaaggtgcatgttaatgagcgggtttgaaatatgctaatgaagtgcttctatgaatatgcagtgcctcattagcataatggtggccgcagcgattcaaaagtgtgacCTTCTAAATcgtgtgccgcccatggagatgggaccttctgaaaggacccccccattttcgaaagccccttcttcctaacaccagatcagaagaaagggctttcgaaaacagggggTTCCattcggaaggtccccatctccacggtCAGCGTGCAATCCAAAAGCCGCaatttcgaattgccatggctgccattatgctaatgaggtgctgcatattcatagcagcacctcattagcatattttgaacccgctcattaacacgccccttctgcaaggaaggggcttgtgtagacatagggcTAATGTCTTGTTTGACAAGCCACCCCGCAGAGCTGGGTGCAGTCTCCAGCACCCTCAGTTTGGCATTGGGGAGGGACATTATTTTGTACCACTGACACAACCCTTTAGATCCAACTGCGCATCTCATGATAGTCGGGGCTTGTCCTTccaccccagctcctggaatcatcGGAATCTCCACTCAGAGGACTCTTCTCGTCTTCATGGTAGCAGGCTATGCGGGGTAGGAAATGAGACCCCTGGAAGCTAAAATAGCAGGAGGAGGACAAACCCAGACTGACGTTGGCTGCTTGTTAACAACAACCCATGATCTTTAGCCAGTGGTTTGATCCCAGAGGCTGGGAGAACgcatggaggaagaggaggaagaaagattCATGTGGGAACGATTCATGAGGGTCCCCTGTGATCAGCCAGCCAGCCTTCCTGCGTCACACTGGCCAGAGCATGGCCCTGAACTAATTCCTGGGAACACCAAAGTCCTGGAACTGCAGGAATCAGGACTGGCTACGGGATCGCAGCCGGCGTTGCAGGTACAATGACCTCCCTGGGTTTACATGTCCCCACGCTGTATCAGCCCTGTTGGCCGTTGAATCCCACTGTGAGCACACATTCAGCCCTTCGCCCGCCCGGGGCTGCACTCACCGGAAGGGATAGCCAAACTCCGCTTCGAGGGTCTCATTATTACCACCCGTACAGCTGACTTTAATGGAGGTATAGCCACTGTACCCACCACAGGTGGCGAAAGCAAAGATGGAGAAGATCTAGAGATACGCAGAGAGACAGTGTTAAAGTCTGAGACTTCAAGGCTAGAATTCAGGCCCATCTAACCTGTCCTCCAGGCCTGAGATCTGCTCCTAAACATTTCTGCATCCAGCCCCTATCTGTTGGTCGAGCTGGCCCCGAACTTCTCAATGCCCCAGCTCCATTTCATGCTCAACACAGACATTCCCGCCAGCATGAGAACAATCCCGTTAAGAAACACCAGCGGTGTATGTGATCCTCTGATCCCGGGGCTCCCTGCCATCATTCGCCCAGTGGAACAGCAGCTGGGCTGGTATGAGACAGTCACTCTCACCACGATTTTAATCGGAACAAGGTCAATTCCTGCTGTCACCCAGCCCGTTGAAAATGGATCTACTTAAAACTGAAACCCGAAGAGGTCAGATCATGAGCTAAgggataataaaaataatatatggaAACACACATCTCATAAGAggtggaaaggaccttgggaggtcattgagcccagacccctaccctcttggcaggaccaagcaacatccttccccacccccatttgccacagatccctaaatggccccctcaaaggctgagctcacaacgctgggtttagcaggccaatgcacaaaccaccaacctatccctgcaacagaATGGCAGCTGACTCATGCCAGCTGGGGACCTGGCCCCATCTAATTCCTGAGCTACTGCTCATTCTCTGTGCCCGTTCACAAGCTAGCGACAAACAGGAGGAGGAGGTTACCCACAGCTTGAGAACCAATTCTTTTCTGGCTGTTTCCCAGCAGATTTATGGTGATTGAACTATTTTCCTCAAAACATTTTCCCCCACCATGAAAATGATATTTCTGCTTAGAAACAATAATGATTCacagattccaaagccagaagggacccctGTGATCATCTTGTTTGACTTCCTGTCTAACAGAAGCCAAAGAACTGccccacaataaccccaagagCACGGACGTTAGAAAAACACCCagacttcattttaaaatggtcagtggaAGAAAACCTACCACGACCATTCACAACTTGTTCCAGTAGGGGATTACTCCCACtactacagggtgaacctctctaatctggcaccctcgggacctgaccagtgctggatgagagaatttgccggcccaggggaggtcaatactgtctagcacattaccaacacttccactgctgactgggctcttagaagacaattaggggtaaattccagctaaagaacagcccagaacacacacagccagggctggtggatgTAAATAAACTTTGTGGGACCGCAGAAAatttggccgcacccatgataagcagttgcccagctacctaaaatcatgccagatcatggagtttgccagatgagagtgttcagGAGCTTTCCcagataaaacccacttcatcagatggaagtGGCGTGAAAATTACACAatcagcagggagagagagaaagagagagagtgtggcAGCAAAACACAAAAGAAGTTACCTGTCTTTAGTACagcttgaacttctctagtctggcacactctcctccagcaacatccataacctggcatgattttacttagccacgCAACCACTTCAACTGGGTCTGCCCAAGTTtctcacagtcccataaaatttgtttccagcccccagttctggctctcagcgttctgggCTGTTCgttagctggaatttacccctaatgtcttctaagagcccagtcagcactGGAAGTGTtcgtgatgtgctagacaatattgacctcctctggtccggcaaattctcttatccagcaccagtccatgtcccaagagtgccagattagagaggttcaacctgtagaaccgCCCTTGGTTTTCGCAAATCTACTTCACACGCTATGAATGAaacacatccagcttaatttgcttcattaacttgtCCTACTAACAGGTAATGTCATTTGTATTTTACTGCTGTACATACGCCCTGGATTCTGTAAATTCCATTCCAACTCATGtgacgaagtgggttttgccaactaaagctcatgatctaataaatgtgttaatctttaaggtgccggaggactgcttgttgtttttcaagttacaaggctaacatggctacccctctgaaacttctCAGTACTATGGAAAACgtaaagtttttattttgttcgcaaaaaaaaaatctaacaccTTCCCCCACCAAACATGTCACAAAAATGGTCGGGTttagtctacacacaaaaacaaaaacaaaaagtaaacaCATTAGTGTTTAAAAAATTGAGTGTTTCTAAAATCGGAACTTCCAACTGAAAACCATTCTCGGTAAacattattaatttaaaaaaaaaaaaacatttttacccCATAATTTGCACTTTGAGGTGAAGGTTTGCGGTTTGCACTAAAAATGTTCTTGTTTTCGCT from the Carettochelys insculpta isolate YL-2023 chromosome 30, ASM3395843v1, whole genome shotgun sequence genome contains:
- the LOC142003814 gene encoding synaptophysin-like protein 1: MERVSQKMSGLQLNLGPLKEPLGFIKVLEWIFSIFAFATCGGYSGYTSIKVSCTGGNNETLEAEFGYPFRLNTVMFKKPDPSKCNRTWSDTHLVGDFSSSSQFFVTFAVFVFLYCMAALVLYVGYLHLYRGAGKLPMVDFVITVVVAFLWLISTSAWAKALTDIKVSTGPEVMLATKFCHTSGNTCRFGGVSSMGSLNVSVVVGFLNFILWAGNAWFVYKETNLHNPPDAQAPTAGHTPAGM